The window GATGAAGAATAAGGAGAGTGAACAAATGGGATATTATAGAGTGCGTAAAAATTGGAACAATGGTAAGTGGGATAGTTCACAAATTTGTGCATATACGGACAAGCAAAAAGCTATTCAAGAATGCACAGAAGAAAGGGTGCAACAGGGATATAAAGTGTTTGACCCAGATGGTAAAGTAGTTTATCCAATTACATTGGAAAAGCAAACAAAGGTATTGAAGAACGATGGTGTTATTCCTGACGACGAAATTGAATATTGGAATGACATATTTAATAGGAAGAAACTCGTTCACTTGGACGATTTGAATGTGATTATTAACCGATATTCTAAACTATTGAATAAAAATGAAACAAAGATAGTTTCGCATAATGGTATTTGTATGTTGAGAATACCATCAAATAGATTCCAAATTAAATTGGTTGATAAATCAAAGAGCAACTTGGACGAAGATACATATTTTAATCTTGGTTATTTTGCAAACTTCAAAGAGGATGGAATTTTCTTTACTTTGCCAGTGGCAAACCTTGTAGCCGACACAGATGAAAACACACTTTCATCGCCATGTTTGAAATATTTGAAGGAACGAAAAGTCAAGGATAATAAGGTTTATTTCTATGCAAGTCAAAATGCATCTGATCAGTTTAAAACAAAAGACGTGTCTACATTGATTATTTGTAATGACAATACAGTTTTTATTGATAAGTACAACAGTTTATATGATGAAGATGTTAAATATGCCGTTTCGGGTGCTCCAATTATAATTGATGGATTGAGAGTAACGACAGAATATTTGGACGAAGGTTGGGATAATTCGATAGTTAGACCAACTGTTCACGGATTTTTGGGTATCAAAGACAATTATATTTATTATTTTTACATTGAAACGAAGACCTCGAATTGTATCACAAGTGGAGAGGTTTACGACAAAATTAAAGACTGTGGATTTTCAGATGTTATTAAAGTTGATGGCGGTGGAAGCTTCTATTGTAAAATCAATGGAGAAATTCAAAAGAGTACAAGTGAGAATAGACAAATTAATAACATTGGTGTTGTGATGTAAGGGGAATAAGGTAGTATAAATGAGCGATGATATAGAATTGGTCAATGCTGGCGAGTATCTCAACAAATTATGTGCTGATATGAGTGCATCAAAATCATACTATTACGATATTCAATATACACTTTCGACAACATTATTGGAATATCGGTTAAAACATAGCTTGACCTCAAAAGATATGGCAAGTTATTTGGAAGTAAGTCCTTCAATGCTATCCAATTATGAAAGTGGTGATTATGATTTTTCTCTTTCTCAAATTTGTGATATATGTGAAAAATTAAATCTAAAACTTAACCTTTCGATTGCCGAAAATTAAACACAAAGGAGAATATTGTTATGATAACAAAAACTATGAAATTGTCGGATATAAAGATTTCGGATGCTTTTGCAAGGACTCATGTGTCCGAAAGAAAACTTCAGAAATGTAGGAATTATTTCGAAAAATTCGGAAAGCCAGATAGAGAAATAGTGGTTGCTTCGGACGAAATTCTTACCGATGGCTATATTATGTATCTTATTTATAAAGAGAATAATATAGAAGAAATAGAAGTTAAAGTTGAAGATTGGGGAGCAAGTAGTTATAGAAATGAACGAACGATGTATATTTACGGTAGACATATTAATGGAAATGATGTTGATCATAAAACATACATGTGGAGAGTTCCTTCAAATTGGATGAGATTCAGAGATAATGTCCAAATTGGCGATGTGATACTTTGCAAAACAAAATATGGGATAGGAATCGTATCGGTAACTGACAAAAAGATATATGATAAATGTCCGGTAAATTTCAGAGTGAAAAAGGTAGCGAGCAAAACAATTTTTAAAAAGAAGGTTGCAATGGAAGGAGAAATTTACTATGGCGGTGCTGAAGAATTTTGATAGAAACGAATTATGCGTAAGTTGCACTTGCAGTTGCGATGAGGGGGATACAGATTAAAATTGATAAATATGATAAATCTCACTATGCCTTTTTATCATGTACGAATGGCAAATTTTATTATGCAGACATTTGTATGACGGAAAATGAATTCCATCAGTTCAAGGCATGGATTAATCGACATTAAGATTGGATGATATTATGGAATATAAGACATTACGAGAAAGAATTGAAGAACAAGCAGTATCGAATAATGATTTATCACAAAAAGAAATTGATAAAGATTTGGAGGATACATTGCAGATTTTAAAAGAATTAAGCGATGAATCAGCTTTGTACTCAACTTCTAATTTGATGAGAGAACTACAAATTATTAGAAATGGATATGAAAAAGGAGAATAAATATATGAGCAGATGGACACATGTGGCGGCAATATTTAGAATAGACAGTATAGGCGAGATTTCTGACAATGAGATTATCGAAAAGTTTGGAAGAACAGTTGATTGGGAAGAGATGGCAGATTGTGATTATGCCGATTCTAATGAATGGATTCAACAAGAGTTTCTTCCAATGGGTAGCGAAGGCAGTCTTAAAATGAGCATTTGGCATAATCCTGTTAAAAATGAGATGTCATCTACTACAGTTTCGGTATTCGGAGATTTGAGAGATTATGGTGGCAGTGATGATATTGAAAGGCTGGAGCAATGGTTTGCCAAGTGTTGTGAGAATAATTGGACAAGACAGGCAGTTATGCAAGTTATAGATGAATATTGTGATAAGCCAACAATTTTTCAATATATACAGAACTAATTGAAACGGCAGTTTCAATGCAAAAGATAACCAATATATAGTGGTTAGATAAACAATCAAATACAATATGTAGCATAAAAGAAAGGATATATAATATGGAAAAGATATTAGTTGTAGTAGATATGCAAAATGACTTTATAGATGGATCACTTGGTACAGAGGAAGCACGAAATATTGTTGAGCCTGTTTGTGAAAAAATTAAAAAATTTGATGGAGTAATATTTCTGACATTAGATACGCACTCAGATGATTATCTTGAAACTTTGGAAGGAAGACATTTACCGGTAGAGCATTGTATTGCAAATACCGAGGGTTGGTTGATAAATTCATTTATAAGAAATGCATTAAAATCTAAAAATTATGCTTTTATAGAAAAAGAAATATTTGGTTCAATGAAACTTGTAGACAAGATAGCAAAAATATTGGACAAGGGAGTCAAAGGTTCAATAGAGATAGTAGGATTATGTTCGGACATATGTGTGATATCAAATGCGCTAATGTTGAGAAGTGCTTTCCCTGACACTGAAATAACAGTAGATGCTTCTTGTTGTGCCGGAGTTACACCAGAAAAACATAAGGCTGCGATGGAAGTTATGAAGAGTTGTCAAATTAATGTGATTGGAGAATAAATATGGACAAGTATATGAGTGTAATAACCAATTTTGGGTGTCATTATTCATGCCCATATTGTATTGTAAAAAACAATAATCTTCATATTCCTAAGACTACACTTGATGGGTTGAATTTGTTAAAGAAAAAGATAGAAGATAATAAGTGTAATTGGGTCTCTATCTCTGGTGGAGGAGATCCATTATGGAATTTTGAAAATCACATTGATTGGTACAAGAGATTTTTTGAAATAACAGAGGGTATCAATATTGAATTGCATACAAGCATGCCGAATGTAGATGGAGTTCCTTATCTGTTTTTTGAGAGAGTAGTATATCATTTACATGATTTCGAGCAATTAAAAACAATCAAACGGAATCATAGTGGGCAGATTGTCAGAGTTGTTTTTGTAGTTACAGAACGGTTTACAAAAGATTTAATAGATAAGATTGCAACTTATTGTCATGATTCAGATAATATTGATGAATTAAGTTTTAGACAAATGATGGATAATCACTATGAAGAAACTGATTATTGTAGAGAATATTTAAAAGAAGGACACCAAAAGCGTTGGTGGTATATTGAGCAAAATGATTACAATTTATACTATTGCGAAAATGAAGTTTATACAGAGTACAGAAAGATTGGAGAATAAATATGATTAAAATTAATGGAGATATTGTAACAATTAATAAATTCCCTGATGGAACACCAAGAATAAATATTGATGTGAATAGTATCGAAGAATATGATTATGACGGTTCGCCTTGTATTTGGCTTGATTGGATATATGAAAGCAATGATGAGATGTTTTATTTAATGTTGATAAAGAAACATCTTGAAAGATTTAAAACAAATGTGAATTACTATTTGAATCTTCCATATATTCCAAATGCTCGAATGGACAGAGTTAAAAATAATGACGAAGTATTTACTCTAAAATATTTTTGTGAATTCATTAACTGGTTAAATTTTTCGGGTGTATATGTTTTAGATGCTCATAGTGATGTTTCTACGGCATTGCTTAATAATTGTTTTGAGGAAAATCCAAAGGAATATATTGAACAGGTAATTGCAAAAATTGGAGAGAGAAATCTTGTTCTTTATTTCCCAGATGCGGGGGCGGCAAAAAGATACTCTGATTTATTTCCTGAACTTCAATACTGTTATGGAGAAAAGAAACGAGATTGGAAAACTGGTAAAATTCTCGGATTAGACATCAGAACGAATGGAATTGATTTAGCTGATAAAGCCGTGTTAATGATTGATGACATTATTGCTTATGGTGGTTCGCTGTATTATAGTGCAGAAGAATTGAAGAAAAATGGTATAAAAGAAATTTACGCATATGCTACACATACAGAAAACTCAATTCTTGACAAAGAAAAAGGTACTTTAATTAAATTTTTGGAGAATAATACTGTGAACAGACTGTTTACGACAAATAGTTTGTTTAAGGGTAATCATGAAAAAATAACAGTTATGGAGGTCGAAGAATTATGAATAATACAATGGCGTTGCTACTATCAGACACTTATAAACAGTGCCACTCGCGAATGTATCCAAAAGGATTAACTAAGTTAGTATCGTATTGGGTGCCTCGAAGATCAATGTTGGAGAACAGAAACAAAATGGTTTTCTTCGGATTACAGGCATTTATCAAAGAATATTTAATGGGATATTTCCAAGAAAATTTCTTTGATTTGACGGAAGATGAGATGGTGTCTCTTTACACTGATTCAATGGATATACAGATTGGTAAGGACAATTATGATTTAGACAAGATTGTTCAATTACATAAATTAGGATATTTACCACTAGAGATAAGAGCTTTGTCAGAAGGAACACTTGTACCAATGGGAGTTCCATGCATTGAGATTACAAATACAAATGATGATTTTGCTTGGCTTGTACAGTGGATTGAATGTATCCTACAGGTTGAACTATGGAAACCTTGTTGCCATGCAACAATCGGTCATATGTATCGTGAGATTGCGGATTATTGGTACGATAAAACAACTGATGGATTGTCGGGAGACATGGCTTGTGCGGACTTTGGTATGAGAGGAATGTCTTGTATGGATGAAGCTGTAAGATGTTCAGCTTCGTGGTTGCTTTCGTTTAATAAAACATCAACAATTCCGGCGATTAACTATATTGATAAATATTATAATGCTGATTGTAAAAAGAACGGAATTGGATTAGGTGCTGTATCGACAGAACATTCTGTTATGGGTGCGAATTTCTCTATTGACGGAGATGAAATTACATTCGTGAAGAGACTTTTGACTGAACTTTATCCAAATACATCATTTAGTATGGTCTCAGATACATATGATTATTGGAATATGATAAATAATATTCTTCCGCAATGTAAAGAAGAAATTATGAATCATAATGGTAAACTTCTGGTTCGTCCTGATAGTGGTGATATTGTAGAAATTTCAGTTAAAACAGTTGAAAGACTATGGGATATCTTTGGTGGCTCTATAAATAGTAAAGGATATAAAGAGTTAAACCCTCATATAGGAATCATTTACGGTGATGGCTGTACCCTTTCTAATGTAGAAACAATTTGGAGAGAGTTGGAGAAACGTGGATTTGCAGCCAATAATATTGCTTATGGTGTAGGAGCTTTTTGTTTTACGGCAATTATGGAGAATGGAAAGATGATAGTTGCTACGAGAGATACTTTTGGAATTGCTATGAAAGCAACTTATGGAGTAATTGATGGTAAGAAATTAATGATTTTCAAAGACCCAAAGACAGATACAAGTCATCTAAAGAAATCTCATAAAGGTTGTTGTAAAGTTTATTATGAAGACGGCGAATTAAAATGTCAAGACCAATTACTTGAAATGAGTGATGACAGTTTGCTTACTACTGTATTTAAAAATGGAGAATTGATAAGAGAGGATTCCTTTATGGATATCAGAAATAGAATGTACGGAGGAAAATAAAATGGATTTTTATCTTCAAGCTAATAATTCTTATAATAGACTAGAAGAAGAGTTTAAGAAATATGGAAAGCTCATCTTTTGTGTAGATTTTG of the Hominilimicola fabiformis genome contains:
- a CDS encoding nicotinate phosphoribosyltransferase; the protein is MNNTMALLLSDTYKQCHSRMYPKGLTKLVSYWVPRRSMLENRNKMVFFGLQAFIKEYLMGYFQENFFDLTEDEMVSLYTDSMDIQIGKDNYDLDKIVQLHKLGYLPLEIRALSEGTLVPMGVPCIEITNTNDDFAWLVQWIECILQVELWKPCCHATIGHMYREIADYWYDKTTDGLSGDMACADFGMRGMSCMDEAVRCSASWLLSFNKTSTIPAINYIDKYYNADCKKNGIGLGAVSTEHSVMGANFSIDGDEITFVKRLLTELYPNTSFSMVSDTYDYWNMINNILPQCKEEIMNHNGKLLVRPDSGDIVEISVKTVERLWDIFGGSINSKGYKELNPHIGIIYGDGCTLSNVETIWRELEKRGFAANNIAYGVGAFCFTAIMENGKMIVATRDTFGIAMKATYGVIDGKKLMIFKDPKTDTSHLKKSHKGCCKVYYEDGELKCQDQLLEMSDDSLLTTVFKNGELIREDSFMDIRNRMYGGK
- a CDS encoding helix-turn-helix transcriptional regulator; amino-acid sequence: MSDDIELVNAGEYLNKLCADMSASKSYYYDIQYTLSTTLLEYRLKHSLTSKDMASYLEVSPSMLSNYESGDYDFSLSQICDICEKLNLKLNLSIAEN
- a CDS encoding phosphoribosyltransferase family protein, whose translation is MIKINGDIVTINKFPDGTPRINIDVNSIEEYDYDGSPCIWLDWIYESNDEMFYLMLIKKHLERFKTNVNYYLNLPYIPNARMDRVKNNDEVFTLKYFCEFINWLNFSGVYVLDAHSDVSTALLNNCFEENPKEYIEQVIAKIGERNLVLYFPDAGAAKRYSDLFPELQYCYGEKKRDWKTGKILGLDIRTNGIDLADKAVLMIDDIIAYGGSLYYSAEELKKNGIKEIYAYATHTENSILDKEKGTLIKFLENNTVNRLFTTNSLFKGNHEKITVMEVEEL
- a CDS encoding cysteine hydrolase family protein; the protein is MEKILVVVDMQNDFIDGSLGTEEARNIVEPVCEKIKKFDGVIFLTLDTHSDDYLETLEGRHLPVEHCIANTEGWLINSFIRNALKSKNYAFIEKEIFGSMKLVDKIAKILDKGVKGSIEIVGLCSDICVISNALMLRSAFPDTEITVDASCCAGVTPEKHKAAMEVMKSCQINVIGE
- a CDS encoding phosphodiester glycosidase family protein, which produces MGYYRVRKNWNNGKWDSSQICAYTDKQKAIQECTEERVQQGYKVFDPDGKVVYPITLEKQTKVLKNDGVIPDDEIEYWNDIFNRKKLVHLDDLNVIINRYSKLLNKNETKIVSHNGICMLRIPSNRFQIKLVDKSKSNLDEDTYFNLGYFANFKEDGIFFTLPVANLVADTDENTLSSPCLKYLKERKVKDNKVYFYASQNASDQFKTKDVSTLIICNDNTVFIDKYNSLYDEDVKYAVSGAPIIIDGLRVTTEYLDEGWDNSIVRPTVHGFLGIKDNYIYYFYIETKTSNCITSGEVYDKIKDCGFSDVIKVDGGGSFYCKINGEIQKSTSENRQINNIGVVM